A window of Arcobacter acticola genomic DNA:
ATACTATTTGTTTCAATAAGTTTTTTTACTTTATCAATATCATTTTCATTTAGTGCTGGTTTTCTACCACGACCAATTTCATCAGATAAATTTTCTATTTGTTCTTCTTTGAATCTATCAAACCATCTATAAACTGTTCTTGTTGACTTATTGAATATTTTGCATATCTCTTTTACTGTTATACCTTCATTACTTAAAAGTATAGATTTAGCTCTTTGTCTTAATTGCAATGAATTACCATTTTTTACTATTTTTTCTAATTCTTTTACTGTTTTATTATTTAAATTACTTATATATCTCATATAGTATTATAGCTAAAACTAGCTTATAAAACAAGACATTAATTTTGATTAATTACTTAACTGGGGAAAATTGCAACTAGTTCTTCTTTCTCTTTACTTAGAAAAAGAAAACTACTCTTTTTGGAATTTAGGGCATCCATATATGCAGTATAAATTTGACTTAGGTGCGAAAACCTATTCTAGATTGGAGTTTCTAAAAAGATGGTTAACGCAACATCAAATTTAATTTTCTTTTTTGATTTCGCTATTTTGTTTTATTAAATCGATTTTCTCTTTATGCATATCATTTCCTTTTAATACATAAAATAAAGCAATTAATCCTAATGTAATCCAAAAGAAATAATCCATTTTTTTCAAAATATCATCCTTTTTATAAAGAGCCAGATAAAGTCATTCCTAAATAACTATTATAAGCGATATAACAAACTACAAGAATCATACCTTCAAATCTTGTGATTTTTCCCTCTTTATTTCTAAATCCATAAGACATTACTAAAAGAGCTATTGTTAATACAAACATCACGATCCAGTCTCTATTTAATACTTCTACTGGAATTCCATTCATAGGAGCAATAATAGTTGCAATTCCAATTACAGCTAGGATATTAAACATATTAGAACCAACTACATTTCCAATAGCAATATCATGTTCACCTTTACGTGCTGCTATCACAGATGCTGCTAATTCTGGTAAAGAAGTTCCAAGAGCTACAATTGTAAGTCCAATAATTAAATCACTAACTCCAAATTCATGAGCAACACCCACTGCACCCCAAACAAGAAGTCTAGAACTTGCAATTAATAACACAAGCCCAATAATAAGCCAAATAATTCCAGCTTTTAAAGTCATTTCATGTTCAATTAATTCACTATCCATTTCAGCTTCTAAAGTATCTCCTCTTCCTCTAAAAGCAGAAACAATTGACCATGCAATTAAAGTAAAGAAACCACTTATTAAAACTATTCCTTCACCTAGTGTTAATGAATTATCTAAAAGTAAATATCCACTTGCTAATACAATTAATAAAAGTAAAGGAATCTCTTTTTTTACAATCTTCGAATTTACTGTAATTGGAGCAACTATTGCTGTAATCCCTAGAATTAAAGCAATATTAACAATATTTGAACCTAATGCATTTCCTAAAGCAAGGGCTGGATTTCCCTCCATTGCTGCTATTGCAGATACAACCATTTCAGGGGCACTTGTTCCAAATCCTACTATTAAAATACCTATTAATAAACTAGGCATTCCCAAATGTTTTGCAGTTGATGCAGCACCTTCTACAAATTTATCTGCACTCCAAACGAGAATTGCAAATCCAGCTATAATAGCTGCTAAATATAAAATCATTTTTTACCTTTAATTTTGTTATACTTTAAAAATTTTGCCATTATATTTAAATTTAGTTAATCAAAAGTTTATAGAAACATAAAAGCTTAAATCAAACTCATTGGACTCATCTAAAAAATCTATTTTATTATAGATGGCATAAGATGGTTTTGTAGTAGTTTCATATTCATTTTTAGGTAACCATTCATGATAAACCCAATGAATAAAAGGTAAAACATCTCCAGTTTTTCCCTTTAAATCAAACTTTGCATAAACACCCTCTGCTATTTTAAATTTTGGTAATCTATCACTTTTAACCTCTTGATTATCTTCAACCATAACACATCCAATATATTGACATTCATTTAAAGGAGTGATTGTAGGATTATCATGAAAAAGTGCGATTCTTTTATATGAAATAATATCATTTGTAAGAATCCATGTTTGAAGTTTTTGCCATGTTTCTTTTATATTTATGTTGTAACCTTTATTCCTAATATAATAACTCTCAATAGCAGGCATTTTTACAATAGTTGGAACTATGTCTTTAAAATCAGCTTTAGATTGACTAGCCCTTTGTGATTGTTGTAATATTTTTTGAGAATACTCTTTATATCCTCCATTTTTCCATTCTTTTGGCGTCATTTCAAATCTATCTTTAAATATTTTAATAAATGAAGATTGAGATGAATATCCACATTGGTTTACTATATTTGAAATAGTGGAATATTTATTTGTTAAAAGTAAATTTGATGCTTTTTGAAGTCTTATTGATTTGATACTTTCATAAATGTTTTTTCCAAAGGCTTCTTTAAAAATTCTATGCATATGAAATTTACTAATACCTAAATCAATACTAAGTTCTTCTATGTCAATATTCGTTTCTATATGAGTATAAATATAATACATTATATCATTTGCTATTTTTGTTCTTTTTTGTAATGTTTCTTTTTTCATAAAATGATTATAGCAAAAATAAAATATAAAATAAGCACTATAAAACAATTTTCTTAGCACCAAATAAGAAGAACTATTTACTAAATTTCCCTAAAATTACACACGTTTAAATCGTACTAAAGGATTCCGTATGGAAATAAACTTAATCGCAGAATCAGTAAAGTTCATGTTCTTAGGTATGGGTGTAGTATTTGCATTCCTAACAATAATGATATTTGTACTAAAAGCACAAGGTGCAATTTTGACAAAATATTTTCCAGCAGAAAATAAAGTAGCAAATGTAACACCAAAAAGTACAAATAAACAAACAGATAACGCAAAAATAGCAGCAGTAATAGCAGCTGTACAACATCATAAAAATCTAAAGGGTTAAATTATATGTCTAAAAAATATATAGATATCATGGACACTACTTTTAGAGATGGATTCCAATCTGTCTTTGGAGGAAGAGTTTTAATGAATGATTTCTTTCCAGCTGTAGAAGCTGCAAAAGAAGCCGGAATAACTCACTTTGAGTTTGGTGGAGGAGCTAGGTTCCAATCGTTGTTCTTCTATCTGCAAGAGAACGCATTTGAAATGATGGATAAATTTAGGGAAATAGTAGGCCCTGATGCAAACTTACAAACTTTGGCTCGTGGTATAAATACAGTTATGCTAGATACGGGTTCAAGAGAACTAATCGACTTACATGCTAAAATGTTTGCCAAACATGGTACAACAACTATTCGAAACTTTGATGCTTTAAATGATGTTCAAAATCTTGAATATAGTGCAGAATGTATTAAAAAATATGGTCTAAACCATGAAGTAGTAGTTACTTTAATGGACTTGCCTCCAGGTTGCTTTGGTGCTCATGATGTACCTTTCTATGAAAAAACTCTAAGACAAATTCTTGATAGTGGTTTACCATTTGATTCAATCTGCTTTAAAGATGCTTCAGGAACAAGTTCTCCTCAAAAAATCTATGAAACAATACAAATGGCTAGAAATCTAGTTGGATATGATACTCATATTAGACTTCATACCCATGAAACAGCAGGTGTTTCAGTTGCTTGTTATTTAGCTGCACTTGATGCTGGTGCTGATGGTATTGATTTAGCTGCCTCTCCAGTTAGTGGTGGAACTTCTCAACCTGATATCCTAACTATGTTACACGCAGTTAAAGGTAAGAATTATGATTTAGGTGGTTTAGAAATTGAAAAAGTTCTAAAATACCAAGAAACATTAAAACACTGTTTAAAAGATTACTTTATTCCACCAGAAGCTACTCAAGTATCTCCTTTAATTCCTTTCTCTCCAATGCCAGGTGGAGCATTAACTGCTAATACTCAAATGATGAGAGATAATGGAACACTAGATAAATTCCCTGAAGTAATTAAAGCAATGAGAGAAGTAGTTGAGCGTGGTGGATATGGTACATCTGTAACTCCAGTTTCTCAATTTTATTGGCAACAAGCATACGCTAATGTAATGTTTGGTCCTTGGAAACAAATTGCTCCTGGTTATGGAAAAATGGTATTAGGTTACTTTGGTAAAACTCCAGTTCCTGCTGATCCTGAAATTATTGCTCTTGCAGCAGAAAAATTAAAACTAGATCCAACTAGTGAAAATCCTTTAGATATCGCTGATAGAGATGAAAAGAAAAAAATCTCTGTTTGGAAACAAAGATTAGAAATGGAAGGTATAGAAGCTAGTGAAGAGAATATCTTTATTGCTGCTGCTTGTGATGAAAAAGGAATTGCATTCTTAAAAGGTGAATCACCTTTAAATGTTAGAAAAAATGATAATGTTTGTGATAATGATAAAGATTGTAAATTAGGAGAAAAAGATATGGCAAATGCAAGTGGAAACTATACAGTAATAGTTGATGGTCAAAAATTTAATGTAACAATAGCTGAGGGTAATGATGCAAATATTCAAGTAACTCCTGTTTCTAATACAACATCAGCTCCAGTAACAGCTGCTCCAGTTGCTGCAAGTGCTGCACCTGTATCTTCAAATGGAAATGGAACTGAAGTTCCAGCTGCTGTTAATGGTGCTGTTTGGAAGATTTTAGTAAAAGAAGGTGATATGGTTGAAGCTGATCAACAAATTATGATTCTTGAAGCTATGAAAATGGAAATAGATATTAATGCTCCTGTTGCTGGAAAGATTACTAAAATATTAGTAAATAATACACAATCTGTTGAAGAGGGACAAACATTAGCCATTATTGGTTAATGTTTGAAAAAATATATGAAAAAAAGTATATTAATTTCTTTTCTTCTTATCTTTAGTTTGTTTACAACAAATATCTTTGCTTCACAAAGTGTAGATGTTGTAGAAAATACTACAGAAAAACCAGCATACCATTCAAAAACAATGGGTGAATTAGTAGAATCATTTTATGCTACAACGGGAATAAAAGCATTGCTTCAACCCCAAGCTGGTGTATTAGATTCTCATGGTCATGAAATGTCTTTCTTTGCTCAAGGTGCAGGAAGAATTATTATGATAATAATCTGTTTTTTATTGTTTTATTTAGCAATTAAAAAAGGATTTGAACCATTACTATTAATTCCAATTGGATTTGGTGGTTTATTAGCAAATATACCAATTGCTAATATGGCAGGACCAGGTGGAATGTTAGGAATTATTTATGATATGGGTATTACAAATCAATTCTTTCCATTATTAATCTTTATGGGTGTAGGAGCTATGACAGACTTTGGTCCACTATTAGCTAATCCAAAAACTGCATTATTGGGTGGTGCTGCTCAATTTGGTATCTTTGGATCATTAGTGGGAGCTGTTGTACTTTCACAATATTTCCCAGGGATTGATTTTACACTAGAACAAGCTGCTGCTATTTCTATTATTGGAGGAGCTGATGGACCAACATCTATTTTTATAGCTTCTAGATTAGCACCTGAATTACTAGGAGCAATTGCAGTTGCTGCATACTCATATATGGCATTAGTACCAATTATACAACCGCCAATTATGAGAGCATTAACTACAATGAATGAAAGAAAAATTAAGATGCCAGCTTCAAGAAAGGTATCAAAATTAGAGAAAATTGTATTCCCATTGGTAGTATTAACTTTAACTATTTTAATACTTCCAGATGCAGCACCATTAATTGGAGCACTATGCTTTGGAAATTTTGCAAAAGAATCAGGAGTTGTTGATAGACTTTCTGATACAATGCAAAATGCATTAATCAATGTTGTAACTATTTTCTTAGGATTAGGTGTTGGTTCAAAACTAGCATCAGAGCAATTCTTAGTAGCAGAGACAATGGGAATTATGATCATAGGTCTTTTAGCGTTCTCAGCAGGTACTGCTATGGGTGTTATAATGGCTAAGTTAATGAATTTAGTTAGCTCAAAAGATAATCAGATAAATCCTTTGATTGGAGCAGCAGGAGTATCAGCTGTACCAATGGCAGCAAGGGTAGTAAGTAAAGAAGGTCAACTTTATGACAAATCGAACATTTTATTAATGCATGCGATGGGTCCTAATGTTGCTGGGGTTATTGGTTCAGCAGTCGCTGCTGGTGTACTTTTATCGATATTTAAATAAAAATCAATACCAACTTCAATTAAGCCTAAGTAGACTTGTTCTATTTAGGCTTTTTTATTTAGAAATACTTCCTAAATTCATTTGAACTCCTAAAATAAAACCATTTTCCATAATATAAAACTTATTCTCATCTAATTCATCTTTCACTAGATGGAAATCACAACTATCAATTTTATCATCAATGTAGTTTAATACACTTTCCATTTTATCTCCTTTTTTTATTTAATTATAAAGTCTGAAATTCTATTAAAACATAGTTACAAATTGATTTCATTAAATACAATTTTAAGAGATAATGTTTTATTTTACGATATAATCAAATCTATATATCAAAAATAATAATAAATTATTAAATTATACTTTTATTTAACTTCATTTAATTTTTGTTTAAATTCAATTTAAATGGTTTATTTATTA
This region includes:
- a CDS encoding OadG family protein, whose protein sequence is MEINLIAESVKFMFLGMGVVFAFLTIMIFVLKAQGAILTKYFPAENKVANVTPKSTNKQTDNAKIAAVIAAVQHHKNLKG
- a CDS encoding calcium/sodium antiporter, giving the protein MILYLAAIIAGFAILVWSADKFVEGAASTAKHLGMPSLLIGILIVGFGTSAPEMVVSAIAAMEGNPALALGNALGSNIVNIALILGITAIVAPITVNSKIVKKEIPLLLLIVLASGYLLLDNSLTLGEGIVLISGFFTLIAWSIVSAFRGRGDTLEAEMDSELIEHEMTLKAGIIWLIIGLVLLIASSRLLVWGAVGVAHEFGVSDLIIGLTIVALGTSLPELAASVIAARKGEHDIAIGNVVGSNMFNILAVIGIATIIAPMNGIPVEVLNRDWIVMFVLTIALLVMSYGFRNKEGKITRFEGMILVVCYIAYNSYLGMTLSGSL
- a CDS encoding AraC family transcriptional regulator; translated protein: MKKETLQKRTKIANDIMYYIYTHIETNIDIEELSIDLGISKFHMHRIFKEAFGKNIYESIKSIRLQKASNLLLTNKYSTISNIVNQCGYSSQSSFIKIFKDRFEMTPKEWKNGGYKEYSQKILQQSQRASQSKADFKDIVPTIVKMPAIESYYIRNKGYNINIKETWQKLQTWILTNDIISYKRIALFHDNPTITPLNECQYIGCVMVEDNQEVKSDRLPKFKIAEGVYAKFDLKGKTGDVLPFIHWVYHEWLPKNEYETTTKPSYAIYNKIDFLDESNEFDLSFYVSINF
- a CDS encoding helix-turn-helix domain-containing protein, which codes for MRYISNLNNKTVKELEKIVKNGNSLQLRQRAKSILLSNEGITVKEICKIFNKSTRTVYRWFDRFKEEQIENLSDEIGRGRKPALNENDIDKVKKLIETNSIKETCIALNKESKRVKKVSPQILKRYLKKYTI
- a CDS encoding sodium ion-translocating decarboxylase subunit beta produces the protein MKKSILISFLLIFSLFTTNIFASQSVDVVENTTEKPAYHSKTMGELVESFYATTGIKALLQPQAGVLDSHGHEMSFFAQGAGRIIMIIICFLLFYLAIKKGFEPLLLIPIGFGGLLANIPIANMAGPGGMLGIIYDMGITNQFFPLLIFMGVGAMTDFGPLLANPKTALLGGAAQFGIFGSLVGAVVLSQYFPGIDFTLEQAAAISIIGGADGPTSIFIASRLAPELLGAIAVAAYSYMALVPIIQPPIMRALTTMNERKIKMPASRKVSKLEKIVFPLVVLTLTILILPDAAPLIGALCFGNFAKESGVVDRLSDTMQNALINVVTIFLGLGVGSKLASEQFLVAETMGIMIIGLLAFSAGTAMGVIMAKLMNLVSSKDNQINPLIGAAGVSAVPMAARVVSKEGQLYDKSNILLMHAMGPNVAGVIGSAVAAGVLLSIFK
- a CDS encoding biotin attachment protein is translated as MSKKYIDIMDTTFRDGFQSVFGGRVLMNDFFPAVEAAKEAGITHFEFGGGARFQSLFFYLQENAFEMMDKFREIVGPDANLQTLARGINTVMLDTGSRELIDLHAKMFAKHGTTTIRNFDALNDVQNLEYSAECIKKYGLNHEVVVTLMDLPPGCFGAHDVPFYEKTLRQILDSGLPFDSICFKDASGTSSPQKIYETIQMARNLVGYDTHIRLHTHETAGVSVACYLAALDAGADGIDLAASPVSGGTSQPDILTMLHAVKGKNYDLGGLEIEKVLKYQETLKHCLKDYFIPPEATQVSPLIPFSPMPGGALTANTQMMRDNGTLDKFPEVIKAMREVVERGGYGTSVTPVSQFYWQQAYANVMFGPWKQIAPGYGKMVLGYFGKTPVPADPEIIALAAEKLKLDPTSENPLDIADRDEKKKISVWKQRLEMEGIEASEENIFIAAACDEKGIAFLKGESPLNVRKNDNVCDNDKDCKLGEKDMANASGNYTVIVDGQKFNVTIAEGNDANIQVTPVSNTTSAPVTAAPVAASAAPVSSNGNGTEVPAAVNGAVWKILVKEGDMVEADQQIMILEAMKMEIDINAPVAGKITKILVNNTQSVEEGQTLAIIG